A window of the Aspergillus flavus chromosome 6, complete sequence genome harbors these coding sequences:
- a CDS encoding putative translation initiation factor eIF4E (unnamed protein product) gives MALPRVHVNDKSPLSENSNPKDSDINKRPSAQIIAPTRKSLHQNIFGKLRPLPFQYHWTVWYDKHSDSTDYDNRLYVLHEDVADIATFYRVYNNYPWDKIRLRDTVHIFRKGVRPVWEDQENLKGGCWRFRVPKSKAQEFFHEIAILCMANEFQAVLEQEHDHVLGVSTSVRFNTHLISVWNKLGSNERSIKALERTILDRLSPELRPTGTGSNAYFYKRHDENEGYQEAVERTALKD, from the exons ATGGCCCTTCCAAGAGTCCATGTCAATGACAAAAGCCCCCTGTCCGAGAACAGCAACCCAAAAGACAGCGACATCAACAAGCGACCATCGGCACAAATAATTGCCCCAACAAGAAAGTCACTGCATCAGAACATCTTCGGGAAGCTCCGTCCTCTGCCTTTCCAGTATCACTGGACAGTCTGGTATGACAAGCACTCCGACTCCACCGACTACGATAATAGACTGTACGTCCTTCACGAAGACGTCGCCGACATTGCGACCTTCTACCGAGTCTACAACAACTACCCATGGGACAAGATCCGGCTCAGAGATACGGTGCATATCTTCCGCAAGGGGGTTCGTCCCGTCTGGGAAGACCAGGAAAACCTGAAGGGAGGATGTTGGAGATTCCGCGTGCCGAAGAGTAAAGCCCAGGAGTTCTTTCATGAGATTGCTATTCTCTGCATGGCAAATGAGTTTCAGGCTGTCCTTGAGCAGG AACATGACCATGTGCTCGGAGTTTCAACCTCAGTCCGGTTCAACACTCATCTGATCTCGGTTTGGAACAAGCTGGGCTCCAACGAACGTTCCATCAAAGCATTGGAAAGAACTATCCTCGACCGATTGTCGCCGGAACTACGACCCACTGGGACGGGGTCCAATGCGTATTTCTATAAACGTCACGATGAGAAcgaaggatatcaaga